The proteins below are encoded in one region of Pseudomonadota bacterium:
- a CDS encoding NAD-dependent epimerase/dehydratase family protein, which yields MARYLVTGGAGFIGSHLLDALTARGDGVRVLDDLSTGRRDNLPGAAELVVGDVADPALLAAAMAGCEGCFHLAAVASVERSVEDWLGTHRVNATGSIAVFDAARRAGAGRPIPVVYASSAATYGEGAAGAILESASMRPESAYGADKRASELHAYVAHKVHGVPTTGLRFFNVYGPRQDPSSPYSGVISIFADRIRQGRAITIHGDGSQIRDFIYVGDVVRFLLAAMARRPSEPGVYNVCSGRGTTIRELATTLMTIAGGAVEIISVPSRPGDLRHSLGDPALARRELGLSAETQLADGLRQTFAWRPSLAATG from the coding sequence GTGGCGCGCTATTTGGTCACCGGCGGAGCCGGCTTCATCGGCTCGCATCTCCTCGACGCGCTGACGGCGCGGGGCGATGGCGTGCGCGTGCTCGACGATTTGTCGACGGGCAGACGGGACAATCTGCCGGGAGCCGCCGAGCTGGTGGTGGGCGACGTCGCCGATCCCGCCCTGCTCGCCGCCGCGATGGCCGGCTGCGAGGGCTGCTTCCACTTGGCCGCGGTCGCCTCGGTTGAGCGCTCGGTCGAGGACTGGCTCGGAACGCACCGGGTGAATGCGACGGGATCGATCGCCGTCTTCGATGCCGCCAGGCGCGCCGGTGCCGGACGGCCGATCCCCGTCGTCTACGCCTCCTCGGCGGCGACCTATGGCGAAGGGGCGGCCGGGGCCATCCTGGAATCGGCGTCGATGCGGCCGGAGAGCGCCTATGGCGCCGACAAGCGCGCGAGCGAGCTGCACGCCTATGTCGCCCACAAGGTGCATGGCGTGCCGACCACGGGCCTGCGCTTCTTCAATGTCTATGGACCGCGGCAGGATCCGAGCTCGCCCTATTCCGGCGTCATCTCCATCTTCGCCGATCGCATTCGCCAGGGCCGCGCCATCACCATCCATGGTGACGGCAGCCAGATCCGCGATTTCATCTATGTCGGCGACGTCGTGCGCTTTCTCTTGGCCGCAATGGCGCGGCGGCCGAGCGAGCCCGGCGTCTACAATGTCTGCAGCGGACGCGGGACCACGATCCGCGAGCTGGCGACGACGTTGATGACGATCGCCGGCGGCGCGGTCGAGATCATCTCGGTACCGTCGCGGCCGGGCGACCTCAGGCACTCCTTGGGCGATCCGGCGCTGGCGCGCCGCGAGCTCGGGCTCAGCGCCGAGACGCAGCTCGCCGACGGGCTCAGGCAAACCTTCGCCTGGCGCCCGAGCCTGGCCGCCACCGGCTGA
- a CDS encoding sigma-70 family RNA polymerase sigma factor, which yields MQGERGEPISGQTSVELERLILAVARQRDRGAFASLYRHFAPRLKSYLLRLGADAGTAEEVMQESMLVLWRRADSFDPSQASASTWVFTIARNKRIDGLRRGRRPEFDPEDPALMPSAPEPADRRLETAERNHRLRQAIEALPDEQARLLQLAYYDDMSHSAIAETTRLPLGTVKSRLRLAFGRLRQALGEPS from the coding sequence ATGCAAGGCGAGCGCGGTGAGCCGATCAGCGGCCAGACATCGGTCGAGCTGGAGCGGCTGATCCTCGCCGTCGCCCGCCAGCGCGACCGCGGCGCCTTCGCCAGCCTCTATCGGCATTTCGCCCCCCGGCTCAAATCCTATCTGCTCCGGCTCGGCGCCGATGCCGGCACCGCCGAGGAGGTGATGCAGGAATCCATGCTGGTGCTCTGGCGCCGGGCCGACAGCTTCGATCCGAGCCAAGCCTCCGCCAGCACCTGGGTATTCACCATCGCCCGCAACAAGCGCATCGACGGTTTGCGGCGGGGGCGACGGCCCGAATTCGATCCTGAGGATCCGGCGCTGATGCCGAGCGCGCCCGAGCCCGCCGACCGAAGGCTCGAGACCGCGGAGCGCAACCATCGGCTGCGCCAAGCGATCGAGGCCTTGCCCGACGAGCAGGCCCGGCTCCTGCAGCTCGCCTACTACGACGACATGTCCCACAGCGCCATCGCCGAGACCACCAGGCTGCCTCTCGGCACCGTCAAGTCGCGGCTCAGGCTCGCTTTCGGCCGTCTGCGCCAAGCCCTTGGGGAACCCTCCTAG
- a CDS encoding acyl-CoA thioesterase, translating to MSERAAAKRSDYRHFLPIPTRWMDNDIYGHVNNVVYYSYFDTVINEYLIRAGKLDIHQGPIIGLCVESFCSFKRPLAFPDVIDAGLRVGKLGRSSVRYEIGLFQAGEAEPAAEGHFVHVFVERAGRTATPIPEPIRSALAQLATGK from the coding sequence ATGAGCGAGCGAGCGGCGGCGAAGCGCAGCGACTACCGGCACTTCCTCCCCATTCCGACGCGCTGGATGGACAACGACATCTACGGCCACGTCAACAACGTGGTCTACTATTCCTACTTCGACACGGTCATCAACGAGTACCTGATCCGCGCCGGCAAGCTCGACATCCACCAAGGCCCGATCATCGGCCTCTGCGTCGAAAGCTTCTGCAGCTTCAAGCGGCCGCTCGCCTTCCCCGATGTGATCGATGCCGGCCTCAGGGTGGGCAAGCTCGGCCGCTCCAGCGTCCGCTACGAGATCGGATTGTTCCAAGCAGGCGAGGCCGAGCCGGCGGCGGAAGGACATTTCGTGCATGTCTTCGTCGAGCGCGCCGGCCGCACCGCGACGCCGATCCCCGAGCCGATCCGCTCCGCCTTGGCCCAGCTCGCGACGGGCAAATAG
- a CDS encoding cupin domain-containing protein — protein sequence MPRHHVASELLVEYAAGALPEAEALVVATHLALCPACRAEVAGYEEVGGALLDRLEPAPVDADALDRLLGCLDESQPAAKPLPIPSRPPVLPEPLRSYLGCDLGQVAWRRLARGIEEYELPLADATGSRTVLLRVKSGRALPWHTHEGQELTLVLAGGFTDGDEHFRRGDVDWADPTVNHRPLADPGEDCICLATTHGRLRLTGLIGRMANLFIR from the coding sequence ATGCCGCGCCACCACGTCGCCAGCGAGCTCCTGGTCGAGTACGCCGCCGGCGCGCTGCCTGAGGCGGAGGCTTTGGTGGTGGCCACGCACCTGGCCCTCTGTCCGGCGTGCCGGGCCGAGGTCGCCGGGTATGAGGAGGTTGGCGGCGCCCTCCTCGATCGTCTGGAGCCGGCACCCGTCGATGCCGATGCGCTCGATCGCTTGCTGGGATGCCTGGACGAGAGCCAGCCGGCCGCCAAGCCGCTTCCGATACCGTCCCGCCCGCCGGTGCTGCCGGAGCCGCTCAGGAGCTATCTCGGGTGCGATCTCGGCCAAGTCGCATGGCGGCGCCTTGCCCGCGGCATCGAGGAGTATGAGCTGCCGCTCGCCGATGCCACCGGGAGTCGGACGGTGCTGCTGCGGGTAAAGAGCGGCCGCGCGCTTCCCTGGCACACCCATGAGGGGCAGGAGCTGACCTTGGTCTTGGCCGGAGGCTTCACCGACGGGGACGAGCATTTCCGCCGAGGCGATGTGGACTGGGCGGACCCGACCGTCAACCACCGGCCGCTCGCCGACCCGGGCGAGGACTGCATTTGCCTCGCCACCACCCATGGCCGTCTCAGGCTGACCGGCCTCATCGGCCGGATGGCCAACCTGTTCATCCGCTAG
- a CDS encoding DedA family protein — MDVSQLISDNGYLAIFVTTFFEGETIQIFAGWAAHKGLLSFPLVVLAGFTGTLVGDQLYYWLGRRFGRPLMHRFPWLEQRSEPALGMLRRYDNWFILGFRFVYGVRNIAPFACGVAGIGVLRYTVLNTVAAAIWATSFCTVGYFFGKAIGRMVEHYGMTVVLPSVVAIIALSCVAHRLRHWLAPRRQALSEAAAVTATATLPPTPATLPIKAD, encoded by the coding sequence ATGGATGTCTCACAGCTTATCTCGGACAACGGCTATCTAGCGATCTTCGTTACGACCTTCTTCGAAGGCGAGACCATCCAGATCTTCGCCGGCTGGGCGGCGCATAAGGGACTTCTCAGCTTCCCCTTGGTGGTGCTGGCCGGCTTTACCGGCACCCTCGTCGGCGATCAGCTCTACTACTGGCTCGGCCGCCGCTTCGGCCGGCCGCTCATGCATCGCTTCCCCTGGCTCGAGCAGCGAAGCGAACCCGCGCTGGGCATGCTGCGCCGCTACGACAACTGGTTCATCCTCGGCTTCCGCTTCGTCTATGGCGTGCGCAACATCGCGCCCTTCGCCTGCGGCGTGGCCGGCATCGGGGTGCTGCGCTACACCGTCCTCAACACGGTGGCCGCCGCTATCTGGGCCACCTCCTTCTGCACGGTCGGCTATTTCTTCGGCAAGGCGATCGGGCGCATGGTCGAGCATTACGGCATGACCGTGGTGCTACCCTCGGTGGTGGCGATCATCGCCCTCTCTTGCGTCGCCCACCGGCTCCGCCACTGGCTCGCCCCCAGGCGCCAGGCGCTCTCCGAGGCCGCCGCCGTGACGGCGACCGCAACCCTGCCGCCGACCCCCGCCACACTCCCGATCAAAGCGGATTAG
- a CDS encoding DUF1192 domain-containing protein translates to MDLEDLEPRKKSAAIKDLSGFSLEELGLYIERLKAEIARAEAAITAKQAHRGGADALFRR, encoded by the coding sequence ATGGATCTGGAAGATCTGGAGCCGCGCAAGAAGTCGGCCGCCATCAAGGATCTCTCGGGCTTCTCCTTGGAAGAGCTTGGTCTTTACATCGAGCGCCTGAAGGCGGAGATCGCCCGCGCCGAGGCGGCGATCACGGCCAAACAAGCCCATCGCGGCGGGGCCGACGCGCTGTTCCGCCGTTAG
- a CDS encoding Bax inhibitor-1/YccA family protein, with amino-acid sequence MTAAQAEAASIDVGLRQYMLRVYNYMASGLALTGLVAYAAANYANSDPAIKQLLYVSPLKWVIMLAPVAIVFLFAARIQAMSFGTAQAVFWGYAALMGLSLSSIFLVFTGESIARVFFITAGTFAGMSLWGYATKRDLTNFGGFLFMGLIGIVLASLVNMFIGSSALQFAISVIGVLVFVGLTAYDTQRIKEQYSELYDDGTLGKLAIMGALALYLDFINLFVMLLQLFGSQRE; translated from the coding sequence ATGACAGCCGCGCAGGCCGAGGCCGCATCCATCGATGTCGGTCTCAGGCAGTACATGCTGCGCGTCTATAACTACATGGCGAGCGGTCTCGCGCTGACCGGGCTCGTTGCCTATGCGGCCGCGAACTATGCCAATAGCGACCCGGCGATCAAGCAGCTGCTCTATGTGTCGCCCCTGAAGTGGGTGATCATGCTGGCGCCGGTGGCCATCGTCTTCCTGTTCGCCGCCCGGATTCAGGCCATGTCCTTCGGGACGGCGCAGGCGGTCTTCTGGGGCTATGCGGCGCTGATGGGGCTCTCCTTGTCGTCGATCTTCCTCGTCTTCACCGGGGAGAGCATCGCCAGGGTCTTCTTCATCACCGCCGGCACCTTCGCCGGCATGAGCCTCTGGGGCTACGCCACCAAACGCGACCTCACGAACTTCGGCGGCTTCCTGTTCATGGGGCTGATCGGCATCGTGCTGGCAAGCCTGGTCAACATGTTCATCGGCTCCTCGGCGCTCCAGTTCGCGATCTCCGTGATCGGCGTCCTGGTCTTCGTCGGGCTCACCGCCTATGACACCCAGCGCATCAAGGAGCAGTACAGCGAGCTCTATGACGACGGCACGCTGGGCAAGCTCGCCATCATGGGTGCGTTGGCGCTTTACCTCGACTTCATCAACCTGTTTGTGATGCTGCTGCAGCTCTTCGGCAGCCAGCGCGAATAG
- a CDS encoding aldehyde dehydrogenase family protein yields the protein MRAGIAGALRNGRPATAVTPSRVLPREKQSMSMGEVLIGGKWREAASGASLPAINPSDGGGERPFGGMKKSGFGRETGFEALHGFTTLKTVAIEHG from the coding sequence ATGCGTGCCGGCATCGCCGGCGCGCTTCGGAACGGCCGACCCGCGACGGCCGTGACACCTTCGCGGGTCCTTCCGCGGGAGAAACAATCCATGTCGATGGGCGAGGTCTTGATCGGCGGCAAGTGGCGAGAGGCCGCCTCGGGCGCCAGCTTGCCGGCGATCAATCCGAGCGACGGCGGCGGCGAGCGGCCCTTCGGCGGCATGAAGAAGAGCGGCTTCGGCCGCGAGACGGGTTTCGAGGCGCTCCACGGCTTCACCACGCTGAAGACGGTGGCGATCGAGCACGGCTGA
- a CDS encoding transcriptional regulator: MIEEDPSTAFDHDAIDDVIHGRVRLAAVAYLASVESAEFTILRRVVNATDGNLSVHLRKLEDAGYVAVDKRFVGRKPQTVYALTPAGREAFRRYVERLAGLLGTEKPR; encoded by the coding sequence ATGATCGAGGAAGACCCGAGCACGGCCTTTGATCACGACGCCATCGACGATGTGATCCACGGCCGCGTGAGGCTCGCGGCGGTTGCCTATCTCGCCTCGGTGGAGAGCGCTGAGTTCACTATTCTGCGCCGCGTCGTGAACGCCACCGACGGCAATCTCAGCGTCCATCTGCGCAAGCTCGAAGATGCCGGCTATGTCGCGGTCGACAAGCGGTTCGTCGGCCGCAAGCCGCAGACGGTCTATGCGCTCACGCCCGCCGGGCGCGAGGCCTTTCGCCGCTACGTCGAGCGGCTCGCCGGGCTCCTCGGCACCGAGAAGCCGCGTTGA
- the rpmE gene encoding 50S ribosomal protein L31: MKAEIHPNYHEITVVMTDGTEYKTRSTWGKPGDVMRLEVDSKSHPAWTGVHRLVDAGGQVAKFNKRFKNLGLKS; encoded by the coding sequence ATGAAGGCAGAGATCCATCCCAATTACCACGAGATCACCGTGGTGATGACCGACGGCACCGAGTACAAGACCCGCTCGACCTGGGGCAAGCCCGGCGATGTCATGCGTCTGGAGGTCGACTCGAAGTCGCACCCGGCCTGGACCGGCGTACACCGCCTGGTCGATGCCGGCGGCCAGGTGGCGAAGTTCAACAAGCGCTTCAAGAACCTCGGGCTAAAGTCCTAG
- a CDS encoding SDR family oxidoreductase, which translates to MRLQDKVAIVTGAGSGFGEGIAKRFAAEGAKIVVNDVNHQAGDKVARDIKAAGGTAMFLKADVANSAEVKEMVARTLAGYGRVDCMVNNAGITHRNRPMLEVGEEEFDRIFAVNVKAIYLSAVHVVPVMRAQGGGSIITTASTAGLRPRPGLTWYNGSKGAAITLTKSMAAELAKDNIRVNCLCPVIGETGLTEMFMGVPDTPENRQRFLSTIPLGRMSKPSDIANAALYLASDEASFITGVALEVDGGRCI; encoded by the coding sequence ATGCGACTGCAGGACAAGGTGGCGATCGTGACCGGGGCGGGTTCCGGCTTCGGCGAGGGCATCGCCAAGCGCTTCGCTGCCGAGGGCGCCAAGATCGTGGTGAACGACGTCAATCACCAAGCCGGCGACAAGGTCGCCCGCGACATCAAGGCCGCCGGCGGCACCGCAATGTTCCTCAAGGCCGACGTCGCCAACAGCGCCGAGGTCAAGGAGATGGTGGCAAGGACGCTTGCCGGCTACGGCCGCGTCGACTGCATGGTGAACAACGCCGGCATCACCCATCGCAACCGGCCGATGCTGGAGGTGGGCGAGGAGGAGTTCGACCGCATCTTCGCCGTCAATGTGAAGGCGATCTATCTCTCGGCGGTGCATGTCGTGCCGGTGATGCGCGCCCAGGGCGGCGGCAGCATCATCACCACCGCCAGCACCGCCGGCCTGCGCCCGCGTCCGGGCCTGACCTGGTACAACGGCTCCAAGGGCGCGGCGATCACGCTGACCAAGTCGATGGCGGCCGAGCTCGCCAAGGACAATATCCGCGTCAATTGCCTTTGCCCGGTCATCGGCGAGACCGGTCTCACGGAGATGTTCATGGGCGTGCCGGACACGCCGGAGAACCGCCAGCGCTTTCTTTCGACCATTCCCTTGGGCCGCATGAGCAAGCCTTCGGACATCGCCAACGCGGCACTCTACCTAGCCTCAGACGAGGCCTCGTTCATCACCGGCGTGGCGCTCGAAGTCGATGGCGGACGCTGCATCTAG
- a CDS encoding Crp/Fnr family transcriptional regulator, with amino-acid sequence MSFEYFSRTAFPKGGRIFTEGDAGHHAYIVESGMVEIFREIDGRKTVLGTIAAGGIFGEMALIDRSSRVASAAALETTELIVIPDLVFQEKLAAADPFLRGLLRVLVRNVRSLVTTHRPGDEV; translated from the coding sequence ATGAGCTTCGAGTATTTCAGCCGCACGGCCTTCCCGAAAGGCGGCCGCATTTTCACCGAGGGAGATGCCGGCCACCATGCCTACATCGTGGAATCCGGCATGGTCGAGATCTTCCGGGAAATCGACGGACGCAAGACGGTGCTTGGCACGATCGCGGCAGGCGGCATCTTCGGCGAGATGGCGCTCATCGACCGCTCGTCCCGGGTCGCGAGCGCGGCCGCGCTGGAGACCACTGAGCTCATCGTCATTCCCGACCTGGTATTTCAGGAGAAGCTCGCCGCCGCCGATCCGTTCCTGCGCGGACTCCTTCGGGTTCTCGTGCGCAACGTCCGCTCGCTTGTGACGACGCACCGGCCGGGGGATGAGGTTTAG
- a CDS encoding O-acetylhomoserine aminocarboxypropyltransferase, with protein MAEAKFPRFDTLSLHAGQHPDPATGARAVPIYQTTSYVFRDVDHAASLFNLERAGHIYSRISNPTVAVLEERIAALEGGVGAICTASGQAALHLAIVTLMGAGGHIVSSRSIYGGSHNLFTHTLPRFGIATSFVDPRDLAGFRGAIRPETRLLFGESLGNPGLEVLDIAGLAEVAHRAKLPLLIDSTFATPYLLKPFQYGADLIMHSATKWLGGHGVAIGGVIVDSGRFDWEGSGKFPTLTEPYAGYHGLDFAEEYGPEAFLMRARAEGLRDFGACMSPTTAFHILQGVETLPLRMAKHVANARRVAAFLDGHPAVGWVSYPELPSHPDHNLAKATMPNGAGSMVTFGIKGGRGGGRRFIERLRLFSHLANVGDAKSLVIHPASTTHQQMDADALAQAGVGEDLIRLSVGLEDGEDLTQDLDQALIASQKA; from the coding sequence ATGGCCGAGGCCAAGTTCCCCCGCTTCGATACCTTGAGCCTGCACGCAGGCCAGCATCCCGATCCGGCGACGGGTGCCCGCGCGGTCCCGATCTACCAGACCACCTCCTATGTCTTCCGCGACGTCGACCACGCCGCCTCGCTGTTCAACCTCGAGCGCGCCGGCCACATCTATTCCAGGATCTCCAACCCGACGGTGGCGGTCCTGGAGGAGCGCATCGCCGCGCTCGAAGGCGGCGTGGGTGCCATCTGCACGGCCAGCGGCCAGGCCGCCCTCCACCTCGCGATCGTGACCTTGATGGGGGCCGGCGGGCATATCGTCTCCTCGCGCTCGATCTATGGCGGCAGCCACAATCTCTTCACCCACACGCTGCCGCGCTTCGGCATCGCCACCAGCTTCGTCGATCCCCGCGACCTCGCCGGCTTCCGCGGAGCGATCCGGCCGGAGACACGGCTCCTCTTCGGCGAGAGCCTGGGCAATCCGGGGCTCGAGGTTCTCGACATCGCCGGTCTCGCCGAGGTGGCGCACCGGGCCAAGCTGCCGCTCCTCATCGATTCCACCTTCGCCACGCCCTATCTCTTGAAGCCGTTCCAGTACGGCGCCGACCTCATCATGCATTCGGCGACCAAATGGCTGGGCGGCCATGGCGTGGCGATCGGCGGCGTAATCGTCGATTCCGGCCGCTTCGACTGGGAGGGATCGGGCAAGTTCCCGACCTTGACCGAGCCCTATGCCGGCTATCACGGCCTCGACTTCGCCGAGGAATACGGGCCCGAAGCCTTTCTCATGCGGGCGCGGGCGGAGGGTTTGCGCGATTTCGGCGCCTGCATGAGCCCGACCACCGCCTTCCACATCCTCCAGGGCGTGGAAACCTTGCCTCTGCGCATGGCCAAGCACGTCGCCAATGCCAGGCGGGTGGCTGCGTTCCTCGACGGCCACCCAGCCGTCGGCTGGGTCTCCTATCCTGAACTGCCGAGCCATCCCGACCATAACCTCGCCAAGGCGACGATGCCGAACGGTGCGGGCTCGATGGTGACCTTCGGCATCAAGGGCGGCCGCGGCGGCGGACGGCGCTTCATCGAGCGCCTCAGGCTCTTCTCCCACCTCGCCAATGTCGGCGATGCCAAGTCGCTCGTCATCCATCCCGCCAGCACCACGCATCAGCAGATGGATGCGGACGCGCTCGCCCAAGCCGGCGTCGGCGAGGATCTGATCCGGCTCTCGGTCGGGCTCGAGGATGGCGAGGATCTGACCCAGGATCTGGATCAGGCGCTCATCGCCTCGCAGAAGGCCTGA
- a CDS encoding SAM-dependent chlorinase/fluorinase — MIVLFTDFGMEGPYTGQMKAVLLRLAPRVPVIDLFADAPAFDAKRSAYLLAAHASAFPAGTVLLAVVDPGVGGARPALAAELDGRWFVGPDNGLVELLWRRSRRRRAMAISWRPLRLSCSFHGRDLFAPVAARLALGELPAGETLRRPDPKAQRWPDDLAEIVYIDRYGNGMTGLRADMLDAGAVLAVNGHELKRARTFGSVDPGSGFWYENSNGLVEIAANQARAARIYGLRIGDRVRVHMRAAPRAGRSGNAKRRG; from the coding sequence ATGATCGTGCTGTTCACCGATTTCGGCATGGAGGGGCCCTACACCGGGCAGATGAAAGCGGTGCTGCTCCGCCTGGCGCCGCGCGTGCCGGTCATCGATCTCTTTGCCGATGCGCCGGCCTTCGATGCCAAGCGCTCGGCCTATCTCCTGGCCGCTCATGCAAGCGCGTTTCCGGCGGGTACCGTGCTCTTGGCGGTGGTCGACCCCGGGGTCGGCGGAGCCCGCCCAGCGCTCGCGGCTGAGCTCGATGGGCGCTGGTTCGTCGGGCCCGACAATGGGCTGGTCGAGCTCCTGTGGCGGCGCTCGCGACGGCGCCGGGCGATGGCGATTTCCTGGCGCCCGCTGCGGCTCTCCTGCAGCTTTCATGGGCGCGATCTCTTCGCCCCGGTCGCAGCGCGCCTGGCGCTGGGCGAGCTGCCGGCGGGCGAGACGCTCCGCCGCCCCGATCCCAAGGCCCAGCGCTGGCCCGACGACTTGGCCGAGATCGTCTATATCGACCGCTACGGCAATGGCATGACCGGGCTCCGGGCGGACATGCTGGACGCGGGCGCGGTGCTCGCGGTCAATGGCCATGAGCTCAAGCGCGCCCGCACCTTCGGATCGGTCGACCCCGGCAGCGGCTTCTGGTACGAGAATTCCAACGGGCTCGTCGAGATCGCCGCCAACCAGGCGCGCGCCGCGCGGATATACGGGCTGCGGATCGGTGATCGCGTGCGCGTGCACATGCGCGCGGCGCCGCGCGCGGGGCGGAGCGGCAACGCGAAGAGGCGAGGATGA
- the rlmN gene encoding 23S rRNA (adenine(2503)-C(2))-methyltransferase RlmN has translation MTTHSNPAASPDARLDLVGLPRADLADELAKFGLKPFRARQIWHWIYHRGAVSFAAMTTLARDLREELEPRYRIGRPGIARALKSEDGTAKWLLRFADGNEIESVHIPEEDRGTLCVSSQVGCTLSCRFCHTGTQRLVRNLTAAEIVGQVLLARDELGEWPSPKDGRMLSNLVMMGMGEPLYNFEAVAKALKIVMDHEGIAISKRRITLSTAGVVPMMRRCGEELGVNLAVSLHAVSDEVRDRIVPLNKKYPLKDLIAACRAYPGINNARRITFEYVMLKGVNDAPADAHALVRLIAGIPAKINLIPFNAWPGAPFECSSEAAIQRFGDIVNRAGYASPVRTPRGRDIQAACGQLKSDSQKRRRSEILAAVAAG, from the coding sequence ATGACCACCCATTCGAACCCGGCCGCGAGCCCCGATGCGCGGCTCGACCTCGTCGGTCTGCCGCGCGCGGATCTCGCCGATGAGCTGGCCAAATTCGGCCTGAAGCCGTTCCGGGCCCGGCAGATTTGGCATTGGATCTACCACCGCGGCGCCGTCTCCTTCGCCGCCATGACCACGCTTGCCCGCGATCTTCGCGAGGAGTTGGAGCCCCGCTACCGGATCGGTCGGCCCGGCATCGCCCGCGCGCTCAAATCCGAGGACGGCACCGCCAAATGGCTGCTGCGCTTTGCCGACGGCAATGAGATCGAGAGCGTGCACATCCCCGAGGAGGATCGCGGCACGCTCTGCGTCTCCTCCCAGGTCGGCTGCACCTTGAGCTGCCGGTTCTGCCATACCGGGACTCAGCGCCTGGTGCGCAACTTGACCGCAGCCGAGATCGTCGGCCAGGTGCTGCTCGCCCGCGATGAGCTCGGCGAATGGCCGTCGCCGAAAGATGGCCGCATGCTCTCCAACCTGGTGATGATGGGAATGGGCGAGCCCCTCTATAATTTCGAGGCAGTGGCAAAGGCGCTCAAGATCGTCATGGATCACGAGGGCATCGCCATTTCCAAGCGGCGCATCACCTTGTCGACCGCCGGCGTGGTGCCGATGATGCGCCGCTGCGGGGAGGAGCTCGGGGTCAATCTCGCGGTCTCGCTGCATGCGGTCAGCGACGAGGTGCGCGACCGCATCGTGCCGCTCAACAAGAAATATCCGCTGAAGGACCTGATCGCCGCCTGCCGCGCCTATCCCGGGATCAACAACGCCAGGCGGATCACCTTCGAATATGTGATGCTGAAGGGGGTCAACGACGCGCCGGCCGACGCCCACGCGCTGGTCCGCCTGATCGCCGGCATCCCGGCCAAGATCAACCTCATCCCCTTCAATGCCTGGCCGGGGGCGCCGTTCGAATGCTCGAGCGAGGCGGCGATCCAGCGTTTCGGCGACATCGTCAATAGGGCAGGCTATGCCTCGCCGGTCCGCACCCCCCGGGGACGCGATATCCAGGCCGCCTGCGGTCAACTAAAGAGCGATAGTCAAAAGCGCCGCCGGAGTGAAATTCTTGCAGCCGTCGCCGCGGGTTAG
- a CDS encoding alpha/beta hydrolase, giving the protein MELLVDGHSVFAATGGRPFRADAPLLLFLHGAGMDHTTWVLQARFFAHHGHAVLALDLPGHGRSEGPPLASIEAAADWLLSVIKAAGAGKAAVVGHSMGAAVALTAAGRSQSPIGKLALLGAATRYAVHPDLLAAARAGSDLAAGLMAFWGLGTQAQFGGHVAPGLWLTEATRRLIERGLGMGLAADLEACRDWQPGDAAAQIRCPTLVIAGSEDRMTPAKEGRAVASLIAGSEFQMLPGAGHMMMLEQPDQTVDVLQGFLAKDSGTQRTGA; this is encoded by the coding sequence TTGGAGCTGCTGGTCGATGGGCATTCGGTATTCGCGGCGACCGGCGGCAGGCCGTTTCGCGCCGATGCCCCGCTGTTGCTGTTCCTCCATGGCGCCGGCATGGACCACACCACCTGGGTTCTGCAGGCGCGCTTCTTTGCCCATCACGGCCACGCCGTGCTCGCCCTCGATCTGCCGGGCCACGGCCGGTCCGAGGGGCCGCCGCTCGCCAGCATCGAGGCGGCGGCGGACTGGCTTCTCAGCGTCATCAAAGCCGCCGGCGCCGGCAAGGCGGCGGTGGTCGGCCACAGCATGGGGGCGGCGGTGGCGCTGACCGCGGCCGGACGGTCCCAGAGCCCGATCGGCAAATTGGCGCTCTTGGGTGCGGCCACCCGCTATGCCGTGCATCCCGATCTCCTGGCGGCCGCCCGCGCCGGCTCCGATCTGGCGGCGGGCCTGATGGCATTCTGGGGCTTGGGCACCCAGGCGCAATTCGGCGGCCATGTGGCCCCCGGCCTGTGGCTGACCGAGGCGACGCGCCGCCTCATCGAGCGGGGCCTGGGCATGGGCCTGGCCGCCGACCTCGAGGCCTGCCGGGATTGGCAGCCCGGGGATGCCGCCGCCCAAATCCGCTGTCCGACCTTGGTCATCGCCGGCAGCGAGGACCGTATGACGCCAGCCAAGGAGGGACGGGCGGTCGCTTCCCTCATCGCCGGATCGGAGTTTCAGATGCTGCCGGGGGCCGGCCATATGATGATGCTGGAGCAGCCGGATCAGACCGTGGATGTGCTCCAGGGATTCCTGGCGAAGGACAGCGGCACCCAGAGGACCGGCGCATGA